In Arthrobacter citreus, a genomic segment contains:
- the disA gene encoding DNA integrity scanning diadenylate cyclase DisA → MARSPEDSLKATLARVAPGTDLRDGLERILRGRTGALIVLGFDRTVDSICSGGFDIGIDFSPTRLRELAKMDGAIVCDKDAKTILRAAVQLVPDHTIETHESGTRHRTAERVAIETGFPVISVSQSMQIIQLYVGGLRHVLEGSEPVLARANQALATLERYRARLDQVTNSLSALEIEAMVTVRDVAVTLQRQEMVRRISEEISQYVLELGVDGRLLSLQLEELTAGLGPGSEMIVRDYADLHDGDRRAEDQVATLQNLSASDMVDLGKIAAVVGFQPGQDSLEAVVQPRGYRLLSNIKSVPPAVSNRLVDHFGGLQNLMAANIDDLMTVDGIGEQRARTVREGLSRIAETSLLDRFM, encoded by the coding sequence ATGGCACGCAGTCCCGAAGATTCATTGAAGGCCACGCTGGCCCGCGTCGCGCCGGGAACCGATCTCCGCGACGGACTGGAGCGTATCCTGCGCGGACGCACGGGTGCCTTGATCGTCCTCGGGTTTGACCGCACCGTGGATTCCATTTGTTCCGGTGGATTCGACATCGGCATCGATTTCTCCCCCACCCGCCTGCGGGAACTGGCGAAGATGGACGGCGCCATTGTCTGCGACAAGGATGCCAAGACCATTCTGCGTGCGGCCGTGCAGCTGGTTCCGGATCACACCATCGAGACGCACGAGTCGGGCACCCGGCACCGCACGGCGGAGCGGGTGGCTATTGAAACCGGGTTCCCGGTGATCTCGGTCAGCCAGTCCATGCAGATCATCCAGCTCTACGTTGGGGGCCTCCGGCACGTGCTGGAGGGTTCCGAACCGGTGCTGGCCCGGGCAAACCAGGCCCTTGCCACTCTGGAGCGCTACCGCGCACGCCTTGACCAGGTGACCAACTCCCTCTCGGCCCTGGAAATCGAAGCCATGGTCACCGTCCGGGACGTTGCCGTTACCCTGCAGCGCCAGGAGATGGTCCGCAGGATCTCCGAGGAAATATCCCAGTACGTTCTGGAGCTGGGAGTGGACGGCCGGCTGCTGTCCCTGCAGCTCGAGGAACTGACGGCCGGGCTGGGACCGGGCAGCGAAATGATTGTCCGCGACTACGCCGACCTGCATGACGGTGACCGCCGGGCCGAGGACCAAGTGGCCACTCTGCAGAATCTCAGCGCCTCGGACATGGTGGATCTGGGCAAGATTGCCGCCGTTGTTGGATTCCAGCCGGGCCAGGATTCGCTGGAAGCCGTGGTTCAGCCGCGCGGCTACCGCCTCCTGAGCAACATCAAGTCAGTTCCGCCGGCTGTCTCGAACCGGCTGGTGGACCATTTCGGCGGCCTGCAGAATCTCATGGCGGCCAACATCGATGACCTGATGACGGTGGACGGCATCGGCGAGCAGCGGGCACGCACCGTACGGGAAGGGCTGTCCCGGATCGCCGAAACCAGCCTGCTTGACCGCTTTATGTAG
- a CDS encoding A/G-specific adenine glycosylase has product MEPGPRQLHTEIISWFTANGRDLPWRKAECTPWGIFVSEIMLQQTPVVRVLPVWEQWMERWPDPAALAAEPSGEAVRAWGRLGYPRRALRLHAAATAMTADFNGRVPDTHAELLTLPGVGSYTAAAVASFAFGRRETVVDTNIRRVHARALTGSALPAPALNAAEMRLAVSLLPEDAAASVAWNASVMELGALVCTARSPKCGTCPVVNHCAWVAAGKPPPDYVPRGQAWAGTDRQVRGAVMAVLRHASAPVPRAALLGPVDLLPAAAPEAGSEPAPPEAAALAQLHAINAPVEQLERALAGLLADRLAEETGSGVQLPG; this is encoded by the coding sequence ATGGAACCGGGCCCCCGGCAGCTGCACACGGAAATCATCAGCTGGTTTACCGCGAACGGCCGCGACCTCCCCTGGCGGAAGGCTGAATGCACGCCGTGGGGGATCTTCGTCAGCGAAATCATGCTCCAGCAGACGCCAGTGGTCCGCGTGCTGCCCGTGTGGGAACAGTGGATGGAGCGCTGGCCGGACCCTGCCGCCCTTGCCGCCGAGCCCAGCGGCGAAGCAGTGCGTGCGTGGGGACGGCTCGGTTATCCCCGCCGGGCGCTTCGCCTGCACGCAGCGGCCACCGCCATGACCGCGGATTTCAACGGAAGGGTCCCGGATACCCATGCCGAGCTCCTGACCCTGCCGGGAGTGGGCAGCTACACGGCCGCCGCCGTGGCTTCCTTTGCCTTTGGCCGCCGGGAAACGGTGGTGGACACCAACATCCGCCGGGTCCATGCCCGGGCGCTGACCGGCAGTGCCCTTCCGGCCCCGGCGCTGAATGCGGCAGAAATGCGTTTGGCCGTGTCCCTGCTGCCCGAGGATGCCGCAGCATCAGTGGCGTGGAACGCCTCGGTGATGGAACTGGGCGCCCTGGTCTGCACGGCACGCAGCCCCAAATGCGGCACTTGCCCGGTCGTCAACCACTGCGCCTGGGTGGCGGCCGGAAAGCCGCCTCCGGACTATGTGCCCAGGGGACAGGCCTGGGCCGGCACCGACCGGCAGGTCCGCGGTGCCGTGATGGCCGTGCTGCGGCATGCATCGGCCCCGGTCCCGCGGGCAGCCCTGCTCGGCCCGGTGGACCTCCTCCCGGCGGCCGCGCCGGAAGCCGGATCGGAGCCAGCTCCGCCGGAGGCGGCCGCACTAGCCCAGCTGCACGCCATCAACGCGCCGGTGGAGCAGCTGGAGCGGGCGCTGGCCGGGCTCCTGGCGGACAGGCTCGCCGAGGAGACCGGCTCCGGGGTGCAGCTGCCGGGGTGA
- the dhaM gene encoding dihydroxyacetone kinase phosphoryl donor subunit DhaM, whose amino-acid sequence MSVGLVIVSHSAKLAEGVRELAAQMAADVRIVPAGGTDDGGIGTSLEKISAAISAADTGDGAVLLADLGSAVMTAETAVEFLDDEQRGRVRLANAPLVEGAVAAAVAAQTGRELAAVLQEAESAGSVPAPAGTSSGGQAATGGPSPASTPAGTGGLAAEADEDDDFDGMDADGEGVHTGSWELINPAGLHARPAAAVAQAMSDLDAEVRINGVDAKSVMLLMSLGLGQGQTLTLAARGPDAARAVEIMALEVRNGFGEI is encoded by the coding sequence ATGAGCGTTGGACTCGTTATTGTTTCCCACAGCGCAAAACTCGCCGAAGGGGTCCGTGAACTGGCCGCGCAAATGGCCGCCGACGTGAGGATCGTGCCGGCGGGCGGAACCGACGACGGCGGCATCGGCACCAGCCTCGAAAAGATCTCCGCTGCCATCTCCGCTGCCGACACGGGGGACGGGGCGGTATTGCTGGCCGATCTGGGTTCTGCCGTCATGACAGCCGAGACGGCGGTGGAATTCCTGGACGATGAGCAGCGCGGCCGGGTGCGGCTGGCAAACGCGCCGCTGGTGGAAGGAGCCGTGGCTGCCGCCGTCGCCGCGCAGACCGGCAGGGAGCTGGCCGCGGTGCTTCAGGAAGCCGAGTCTGCCGGAAGTGTCCCGGCTCCGGCCGGAACATCCTCCGGCGGTCAGGCAGCGACGGGCGGTCCCTCCCCAGCGTCCACCCCGGCAGGCACCGGCGGGCTGGCTGCAGAAGCTGATGAGGACGATGACTTTGACGGAATGGACGCCGACGGCGAGGGGGTCCACACCGGTTCCTGGGAGCTGATCAACCCTGCGGGGCTGCATGCCCGGCCCGCAGCCGCCGTTGCCCAGGCCATGTCGGACCTGGACGCCGAGGTGCGCATCAATGGCGTGGACGCCAAGTCAGTGATGCTGCTGATGTCGCTCGGGCTCGGGCAGGGGCAAACCCTGACCCTGGCGGCCCGCGGTCCGGATGCGGCCCGCGCCGTGGAGATCATGGCCCTTGAGGTGCGGAACGGCTTCGGGGAAATCTAG
- the dhaL gene encoding dihydroxyacetone kinase subunit DhaL, with protein MALNADWAASWMRASAAAMAENRQRLIDLDRDIGDADHGENMDRGFSAVVQKLDADGTPATPGAVLKLAAMTLMSKVGGAAGPLYGTAFLRASTAVGESGDLDPDGVVALLTAARDGIVARGKAEPDDKTMVDAWTPAVEAAQTAAGAQATGAEVLAAAANAAAAGLAGTEPLIARKGRASYLGERSAGHLDPGAASTVLILQAAAQTAEEAA; from the coding sequence ATGGCACTGAACGCGGATTGGGCAGCCAGCTGGATGCGGGCCTCGGCGGCGGCCATGGCGGAGAACCGCCAGCGGCTCATCGACCTGGACCGGGACATCGGCGATGCCGACCACGGTGAAAACATGGACCGCGGCTTTTCGGCGGTGGTGCAGAAGCTGGATGCTGACGGGACGCCGGCAACTCCGGGAGCGGTGCTGAAGCTGGCGGCGATGACCCTGATGTCGAAAGTCGGCGGGGCCGCGGGACCCTTGTACGGGACGGCCTTCCTGCGCGCCTCCACGGCGGTGGGTGAAAGCGGCGATCTGGACCCGGACGGCGTCGTCGCGCTCCTCACCGCGGCGCGGGACGGCATTGTGGCACGGGGGAAGGCCGAGCCCGACGACAAGACCATGGTGGACGCCTGGACGCCGGCAGTCGAAGCGGCGCAGACGGCTGCGGGGGCGCAGGCAACCGGCGCCGAGGTCCTGGCAGCAGCCGCCAATGCGGCCGCGGCGGGACTCGCGGGCACGGAACCGCTGATCGCGCGCAAGGGACGGGCCAGCTATCTGGGGGAGCGGAGCGCGGGACACCTGGACCCCGGGGCGGCATCCACCGTCCTGATCCTGCAGGCCGCCGCCCAGACCGCGGAAGAGGCAGCATGA
- the dhaK gene encoding dihydroxyacetone kinase subunit DhaK, producing the protein MKKLINDPRRVVAESLAGFGLAHQDLVRVHADPDYVVRREPARNKVALVSGGGSGHEPLHSGYVGRGMLDAAVPGAVFTSPTPDQILPAITGTDTGAGVLLIVKNYTGDILNFETAAELAQAEGISVATVVVNDDVAVEDSLYTAGRRGVAGTVLLERIAGGAAERGDSLEQVSAVAERVNANVRSMGVALAPCTVPHAGEPSFTLADNEIELGVGIHGEPGRHRMPMADADSITDQLLEPILQDLGAASGDPVLLFVNGMGGTPLSELYIVYRRAAEVLAERGIRVERSLVGNYITALDMQGASITVLRLDEEMTGLWDSPVHTPALRWGA; encoded by the coding sequence ATGAAAAAACTCATCAACGATCCGCGGCGGGTGGTCGCCGAATCGCTGGCCGGTTTCGGCCTGGCCCACCAAGATCTGGTCCGTGTGCACGCCGATCCGGACTATGTGGTGCGGCGGGAGCCGGCCCGGAACAAGGTGGCCCTGGTTTCCGGCGGAGGAAGCGGACACGAGCCGCTGCACAGCGGATATGTGGGCCGTGGCATGCTCGACGCCGCGGTCCCCGGCGCCGTCTTCACCTCGCCCACCCCGGATCAGATCCTTCCGGCCATCACCGGCACGGACACAGGTGCCGGGGTCCTGCTGATCGTGAAGAACTACACCGGGGACATCCTGAACTTTGAGACCGCTGCGGAGCTGGCGCAGGCAGAGGGCATCAGCGTTGCCACCGTGGTGGTGAACGACGACGTCGCCGTCGAGGACTCGCTGTATACCGCGGGCAGGCGCGGGGTGGCGGGAACGGTGCTGCTGGAGCGCATAGCGGGAGGCGCCGCGGAACGCGGAGACTCACTGGAGCAGGTGAGCGCGGTTGCCGAACGGGTCAATGCCAACGTTCGGTCCATGGGAGTGGCCCTCGCGCCGTGCACCGTTCCCCACGCCGGGGAACCGAGCTTCACTTTGGCGGACAACGAAATTGAGCTCGGCGTCGGTATCCACGGCGAACCCGGCCGGCACCGGATGCCAATGGCGGACGCAGACAGCATCACCGACCAGCTGCTGGAACCCATCCTCCAGGACCTGGGGGCAGCATCAGGGGACCCGGTCCTGCTGTTTGTTAACGGCATGGGCGGCACGCCGCTGAGCGAGCTGTACATCGTTTACCGCCGCGCGGCCGAAGTCCTGGCAGAGCGCGGCATCCGGGTTGAGCGGTCGCTGGTGGGCAACTACATCACGGCGCTGGACATGCAGGGCGCCTCGATCACGGTGCTGCGCCTGGATGAGGAAATGACCGGGCTTTGGGATTCGCCGGTGCACACGCCGGCACTGCGGTGGGGAGCATGA
- a CDS encoding CsbD family protein, producing MGADDKVQNSAEKLGGKVKEGLGKATGNEQMEAEGHGDQAKGSAKQAGENIKDAFKGK from the coding sequence ATGGGCGCAGATGACAAGGTGCAGAATTCAGCCGAGAAGCTTGGCGGCAAGGTAAAGGAAGGCTTGGGAAAGGCCACCGGCAACGAGCAGATGGAAGCCGAAGGCCATGGCGATCAGGCCAAGGGCAGTGCCAAGCAGGCCGGCGAGAACATCAAGGACGCATTCAAGGGCAAGTAA
- a CDS encoding amino-acid N-acetyltransferase, whose protein sequence is MTSASTITVRRARTSDVPRIRAMVAPLADERILVAKEAVAYYEGLQEFRIAEGPDGEVVGCGALHVMWEDLAEVRTLAAERSWRGRGVGHVLLEALLAEAGEIGVQRVFCLTFEVDFFRRHGFEVMANQAAVDPEVYSELLRSHDEGVAEFLDLARVKPNTLGNTRMIRTL, encoded by the coding sequence GTGACTTCTGCCTCAACCATCACCGTCCGCCGCGCCCGCACTTCCGACGTTCCCCGCATCCGTGCCATGGTGGCGCCGCTGGCCGACGAACGGATCCTGGTCGCCAAGGAAGCGGTGGCCTACTACGAGGGGCTGCAGGAATTCCGGATTGCCGAAGGGCCCGACGGCGAAGTGGTCGGCTGCGGTGCCCTGCACGTGATGTGGGAGGACCTCGCCGAAGTGCGGACCCTGGCTGCGGAACGCAGCTGGCGCGGCCGCGGCGTCGGGCATGTCCTGCTGGAGGCCCTCCTGGCGGAGGCTGGGGAAATCGGCGTGCAGCGGGTTTTTTGCCTGACCTTTGAAGTGGACTTCTTCCGCCGCCACGGATTCGAGGTGATGGCAAACCAAGCCGCCGTGGACCCGGAGGTCTATTCCGAGCTGCTGCGCTCCCATGACGAAGGCGTGGCGGAGTTCCTGGACCTGGCCCGCGTGAAGCCCAACACCCTGGGAAACACGCGCATGATCCGAACGCTGTAG
- a CDS encoding ATP-dependent Clp protease ATP-binding subunit — protein sequence MFERFTDRARRVVVLAQEEARMLNHNYIGTEHILLGLIHEGEGVAAKALESLSISLGAVREQVQEIIGQGQQAPSGHIPFTPRAKKVLELSLREALQLGHNYIGTEHILLGLIREGEGVAAQVLVKLGADLNRVRQQVIQLLSGYQGKEPVSSGGQQQEGQPAGSVVLDQFGRNLTQAARESKLDPVIGREHEMERVMQVLSRRTKNNPVLIGEPGVGKTAVVEGLAQAIVRGDVPETIRDKQLYTLDLGSLVAGSRYRGDFEERLKKVLKEIRTRGDIILFIDEIHTLVGAGAAEGAIDAASILKPMLARGELQTIGATTLDEYRKHIEKDAALERRFQPIQVKEPSVAHSIEILKGLRDRYEAHHRVSITDAALASAATLAERYISDRFLPDKAIDLIDEAGARLRIRRMTAPPELKEIDERISALKLEKESAIDSQDFEGAANLRDKEQKLHDQRAEKERQWKSGGLDDIAEVDEELIAEVLANSTGIPVVKLNEEESTRLLKMEDELHKRVIGQDQAIKSISQAMRRTRAGLKDPKRPGGSFIFAGPTGVGKTELAKALAEFLFGDEEALITLDMSEYSEKHTVSRLFGAPPGYVGYEEGGQLTEKVRRRPFSVVLFDEVEKAHADLFNSLLQILEDGRLTDSQGRVVDFKNTIIIMTTNLGTRDISKSVSTGFQSGTDTKTGYDRMRARVTEELRQHFRPEFLNRVDDTVVFPQLTQDEIVQIVDLFLERLGKRLADKGMTIELTPAAKVLLATRGYDPAMGARPLRRTIQREIEDQLSEKILFGDLKPGELVSVDVEGEGDDAKFTFVGHGAPKALEEAPSAIEAGVGD from the coding sequence ATGTTTGAAAGATTTACCGACCGTGCCCGTCGCGTTGTCGTGCTTGCCCAAGAAGAGGCTCGCATGCTCAACCACAACTACATCGGCACCGAGCACATCCTGCTCGGGCTCATTCATGAGGGTGAAGGCGTAGCAGCTAAGGCCCTGGAATCCCTGAGTATCTCGCTCGGTGCCGTGCGCGAGCAGGTGCAGGAGATTATTGGCCAGGGCCAGCAAGCCCCCTCCGGCCACATCCCCTTCACCCCCCGCGCCAAGAAGGTCCTGGAGCTCTCCCTTCGGGAGGCCCTGCAGCTTGGCCACAACTACATCGGAACCGAGCACATCCTGCTCGGCCTGATCCGTGAAGGCGAAGGCGTGGCCGCACAGGTGCTGGTCAAGCTGGGCGCCGACCTTAACCGGGTGCGCCAGCAGGTCATCCAGCTGCTGTCCGGCTACCAGGGCAAGGAGCCCGTCAGCTCGGGCGGCCAGCAGCAGGAAGGCCAGCCCGCGGGTTCGGTCGTCCTGGATCAGTTTGGCCGCAACCTGACGCAGGCTGCACGGGAATCCAAGCTCGATCCCGTCATTGGGCGCGAGCATGAAATGGAACGGGTCATGCAGGTCCTGTCCCGCCGCACCAAGAACAACCCTGTTCTTATCGGTGAGCCCGGCGTCGGCAAGACCGCTGTAGTCGAAGGACTGGCCCAGGCCATTGTCCGCGGCGACGTTCCGGAGACCATCCGTGACAAGCAGCTGTACACCCTTGACCTCGGTTCCCTCGTTGCCGGTTCCCGGTACCGCGGTGACTTCGAGGAACGCCTGAAGAAGGTCCTCAAGGAAATCCGCACCCGCGGCGACATCATCCTCTTCATTGACGAGATCCACACCCTTGTGGGCGCCGGTGCCGCTGAAGGCGCCATCGACGCAGCCTCCATCCTGAAGCCGATGCTGGCCCGTGGCGAACTGCAGACCATCGGTGCCACCACGCTCGATGAGTACCGCAAGCACATCGAGAAGGATGCCGCCCTCGAGCGACGTTTCCAGCCGATCCAGGTCAAGGAACCTTCCGTTGCGCATTCCATCGAAATCCTGAAGGGCCTGCGGGACCGCTACGAAGCGCACCACCGTGTGTCCATTACGGATGCCGCGCTGGCTTCGGCGGCAACCCTGGCTGAGCGTTACATCAGCGACCGGTTCCTGCCGGACAAGGCGATTGACCTGATCGACGAAGCCGGTGCCCGGCTGCGCATCCGCCGGATGACGGCTCCGCCCGAGCTCAAGGAAATCGACGAGCGGATCTCCGCCCTGAAGCTGGAAAAGGAATCAGCCATTGATTCCCAGGACTTCGAAGGCGCCGCCAACCTGCGGGACAAGGAGCAGAAGCTCCATGACCAGCGGGCCGAAAAGGAACGCCAGTGGAAGTCCGGGGGACTGGACGACATTGCCGAGGTGGATGAGGAACTCATTGCCGAGGTGCTTGCCAACTCCACCGGCATTCCCGTGGTCAAGCTCAACGAGGAAGAGTCCACGCGCCTGCTCAAGATGGAAGACGAGCTGCACAAGCGCGTCATCGGTCAGGACCAGGCCATCAAGTCCATCTCGCAGGCCATGCGCCGTACGCGGGCCGGACTCAAGGACCCGAAGCGTCCGGGCGGCTCGTTCATCTTCGCCGGTCCCACCGGTGTTGGTAAGACTGAGCTGGCCAAGGCACTCGCCGAGTTCCTCTTCGGTGACGAAGAAGCCCTGATCACCCTGGATATGTCCGAATACTCCGAGAAGCACACCGTTTCCCGGCTCTTCGGTGCCCCTCCGGGATACGTGGGCTACGAAGAAGGCGGGCAGCTGACCGAAAAGGTCCGCCGCCGTCCGTTCTCCGTGGTGCTGTTCGACGAGGTGGAGAAGGCGCACGCCGACCTTTTCAACTCGCTGCTGCAGATCCTCGAAGACGGCCGCCTGACTGACAGCCAGGGGCGGGTGGTGGACTTCAAGAACACCATCATCATCATGACCACCAACCTGGGAACCCGGGACATCTCCAAGAGCGTCTCCACCGGTTTCCAGTCCGGCACCGACACCAAGACCGGCTACGACCGGATGCGTGCACGGGTCACGGAGGAGCTGCGCCAGCACTTCCGCCCCGAGTTCCTCAACCGTGTTGATGACACCGTGGTCTTCCCGCAGCTCACGCAGGACGAGATCGTCCAGATCGTGGACCTGTTCCTGGAACGCCTGGGCAAGCGCCTGGCGGACAAGGGCATGACCATCGAGCTGACTCCGGCGGCCAAGGTTCTCCTTGCCACCCGGGGCTACGATCCCGCCATGGGTGCCCGGCCGCTGCGCCGGACCATCCAGCGCGAAATCGAGGACCAGCTGTCCGAGAAGATCCTCTTCGGGGATCTGAAGCCGGGCGAACTGGTGTCCGTGGACGTGGAGGGCGAAGGAGACGACGCCAAGTTCACGTTCGTCGGCCACGGTGCGCCGAAGGCACTGGAGGAAGCGCCGTCAGCAATTGAAGCCGGCGTGGGCGACTAG
- a CDS encoding Lsr2 family protein has product MAQKVKIILVDDLDAGSADETVRFGLDGAQYEIDLSTDNAKNLRAAMKPYLDAGRKVGGGRTGRPRTAGSARNNEAAQIREWARNNGYTVSERGRVNSEIIEAYRAAQS; this is encoded by the coding sequence GTGGCGCAAAAGGTAAAAATCATTCTGGTCGATGACCTCGATGCTGGAAGTGCGGATGAGACCGTACGGTTCGGCCTTGACGGGGCGCAGTACGAAATTGACCTGTCGACCGACAATGCCAAGAATCTCCGGGCGGCCATGAAGCCGTACCTGGATGCCGGGCGCAAGGTGGGAGGCGGACGCACGGGACGCCCCCGCACCGCCGGCTCAGCACGCAACAATGAAGCAGCGCAGATCCGCGAGTGGGCCCGGAACAACGGGTACACCGTTTCCGAGCGTGGACGCGTGAACAGTGAAATCATCGAAGCCTACCGGGCAGCCCAGAGCTAG